A DNA window from Streptomyces parvus contains the following coding sequences:
- a CDS encoding phytanoyl-CoA dioxygenase family protein — protein MNLMTTPAPRRRPRLHRAASDIPYFSADGEAYLAQTALRELDKSRPLRVLSEEDFAHWQTYGYVIVREAIPAATARRLLDFTWEFQGLDPDRPESWYEDRPLRSELDQQLHIYGFVEAYHHQLLWDNRQSQRVYDAFVDVWDCEELWVTLDRLNLNPPNRGNRDRALIEPTDRGFDIELHWDIDTTLAVPPQRVQGIIALNDTRPETGGFQCCPELFRQFDAWKVAQPADRDPLRPDIDRDELPVVRPDLRPGDLLIWNGLLAHGVARNLSENGVRAVQYLSMMPALEEHQRLRTSRVESWRHLRTPRWNRTLVGDPVLHESKRYPTAELNPLGSRLLGLASWQDPVEDADASAPAARSGEPSCAASA, from the coding sequence ATGAACCTCATGACGACCCCCGCCCCTCGCCGTCGGCCCCGCCTGCACCGCGCGGCCTCGGACATCCCGTACTTCAGCGCGGACGGCGAGGCCTACCTCGCGCAGACGGCCCTGCGGGAGCTCGACAAGTCGCGTCCGCTGCGGGTGCTGTCCGAGGAGGACTTCGCCCACTGGCAGACGTACGGCTACGTCATCGTCCGAGAGGCGATACCGGCCGCGACGGCCCGCCGACTGCTCGACTTCACCTGGGAGTTCCAGGGCCTGGACCCGGACCGGCCGGAGAGCTGGTACGAGGACCGGCCGCTGCGCTCCGAGCTGGACCAGCAACTGCACATCTACGGCTTCGTGGAGGCGTACCACCACCAACTCCTCTGGGACAACCGGCAGTCGCAGCGGGTGTACGACGCCTTCGTCGACGTGTGGGACTGCGAGGAGCTGTGGGTCACCCTGGACCGGCTCAACCTCAACCCGCCCAACCGGGGCAACCGCGACCGCGCGCTGATCGAACCAACGGACCGGGGCTTCGACATCGAGCTGCACTGGGACATCGACACCACGCTCGCCGTGCCGCCGCAGCGGGTGCAGGGCATCATCGCGCTCAACGACACCCGGCCGGAGACGGGCGGCTTCCAGTGCTGCCCGGAGCTGTTCCGGCAGTTCGACGCCTGGAAGGTCGCCCAGCCCGCGGACCGGGACCCCTTGCGCCCGGACATCGACCGGGACGAACTCCCCGTCGTACGACCGGATCTGCGCCCCGGTGACCTGCTGATCTGGAACGGCCTGCTGGCTCACGGGGTGGCCCGCAACCTCTCCGAGAACGGGGTGCGGGCCGTGCAGTACCTGTCGATGATGCCCGCGCTGGAGGAGCACCAGCGGCTGCGCACGTCCCGGGTGGAGTCCTGGCGCCATCTGCGGACCCCGCGCTGGAACCGCACCCTCGTCGGCGACCCGGTGCTGCACGAGTCCAAGCGCTACCCGACGGCCGAGCTGAACCCGCTGGGCAGCCGCCTGCTGGGGCTGGCCTCCTGGCAGGACCCGGTCGAGGACGCCGACGCCTCGGCACCCGCCGCGCGGAGCGGGGAGCCTTCGTGCGCCGCGTCTGCCTGA
- a CDS encoding DUF6271 family protein: MRRVCLTLPTHRACTGTIAAIAEEAADGAAEFGAEIHLLILDSSPAPVLAEHRQAVAALPASPGVTVHHLDEDEQRAFLREVATRSAGASADRLLELMLPSRVSYGACTNRAFLIAQALRCTSVHRRDSDSRYQYVDGRPVFPLHQELTYLGQRADDVRQSATRSKLPPGSGDRRVAVVGGSFVGEMSVDVAEIRDLDPDTYGELVGLSLPEDCPEIWRNHLIDASFRGAGNGAFDRDHATLAPISPMRVDMCNIGFDHELYRRVPLPPAPDTIGTDYFLLHLTHDARLPGLQHNRHIVNFHTEERRTDAGFLAYQLRFAKFLLAKAYLNTVYARTAAAGDALLDTEGHITASTVAGFVRDSVSLDRTDVARRLDAVDRAYRRLGGRYTTVADALAGRRSRLLDEARDDMADFAHLMDHWEALTGASAEAGLAVTR, translated from the coding sequence GTGCGCCGCGTCTGCCTGACCCTGCCCACGCACCGGGCGTGCACCGGCACCATCGCGGCGATTGCCGAGGAAGCAGCTGACGGGGCAGCGGAGTTCGGGGCGGAGATACACCTCCTGATCCTGGACTCCTCCCCCGCGCCGGTGCTCGCCGAGCACCGGCAGGCGGTGGCCGCGCTGCCCGCGTCGCCCGGGGTGACCGTCCACCACCTCGACGAGGACGAGCAGCGGGCTTTCCTGCGCGAGGTGGCGACCCGGTCCGCCGGAGCTTCGGCGGACCGGCTGCTGGAGCTGATGCTGCCGTCCCGCGTCTCCTACGGGGCGTGCACCAACCGGGCGTTCCTCATCGCCCAGGCCCTCCGCTGCACCTCCGTCCACCGCCGGGACTCCGACAGCCGCTACCAGTACGTCGACGGCCGGCCGGTCTTCCCCCTCCACCAGGAACTCACCTACCTGGGCCAACGGGCCGACGACGTACGCCAGTCGGCGACGAGGAGCAAGTTGCCACCCGGCTCGGGCGACCGGCGGGTGGCGGTGGTGGGCGGCTCCTTCGTGGGGGAGATGTCGGTGGACGTCGCGGAGATCCGCGACCTCGACCCGGACACGTACGGCGAACTGGTCGGCCTGTCGCTGCCCGAGGACTGTCCGGAGATCTGGCGCAACCATCTGATCGACGCGTCCTTCCGGGGCGCGGGGAACGGGGCGTTCGACCGCGACCACGCCACGCTCGCCCCCATCAGTCCGATGCGCGTGGACATGTGCAACATCGGCTTCGACCACGAGCTGTACCGCAGGGTCCCGCTGCCGCCGGCACCCGACACCATCGGCACCGACTACTTCCTGCTCCACCTCACCCACGACGCCCGGCTGCCCGGACTCCAGCACAACCGGCACATCGTGAACTTCCATACGGAGGAGCGGCGTACGGACGCCGGGTTCCTCGCGTACCAGCTCCGGTTCGCGAAATTCCTTCTGGCGAAGGCGTATCTGAACACGGTGTACGCGAGGACGGCGGCGGCCGGTGACGCGCTGCTCGACACGGAGGGCCACATCACGGCGTCCACGGTGGCCGGCTTCGTCCGGGACAGCGTCAGCCTGGACCGTACGGACGTCGCCCGCCGCCTCGACGCCGTCGACCGGGCCTACCGCCGGCTCGGCGGCCGCTACACGACGGTCGCGGACGCCCTCGCCGGCCGTCGCTCCCGCCTCCTGGACGAGGCCCGCGACGACATGGCCGACTTCGCACACCTGATGGACCACTGGGAGGCCCTGACCGGTGCGAGCGCCGAAGCGGGTCTGGCCGTGACCCGATGA
- a CDS encoding condensation domain-containing protein — protein sequence MTPAVGKDTMDPNPSTTATTTTITVAYAGGDERRGPLTMGQANMIRCILRDDPTHINIHDVWPVPEGTTSAAVTDALRALAVRHEGLRTTFPHPPGAAPVDQVVAAEGTFTVTVLDHAEPPGDPAGYAESVARAARAGRFALEREFPLRITLLTAAGAPVHVALAFSHAVADGSAMAILREEFAELLAGKELPGLTSLPPIDLAAVEASPAGLRKSEASLRYWERIIRTGPQEMFAEPRGRRPGTDEEARQLTLRSRRGGRALAAAARRTGHPEATVLMAAWCALVAHRAGQDSCVTAVPSANRFHPRVARSVTTTSQDALLHLDVRVPAFDALVARTWGAVLNAYRHSQFDSVRLWEMIDRVTAERGSHFGRDVVFNDVSALPAPLLGTDAQDRDDAEQELAWGPRQTLPTRLLAFTYRTAPQLHISLWAAPSLFTPEEAEGFLSGLVLLLEAAAAGDVSMEALAEVTGVRPAERGPDWLRVDGCWVSPAAVRETLGRAVGGLPVRVVEEPGPDGSADGPERAAGTDPRLTAYIARGETSLTPAEAHRALTALIPAAGSGVLAPHRYVLVENPPTEPDRSDAWRRPEIIEEGTGRSRQV from the coding sequence ATGACCCCCGCCGTCGGCAAGGACACCATGGACCCGAACCCCTCGACCACCGCCACGACCACGACGATCACCGTCGCCTACGCGGGCGGTGACGAGCGCCGGGGCCCCCTCACCATGGGCCAGGCCAACATGATCCGCTGCATCCTGCGGGACGACCCCACCCACATCAACATCCACGATGTGTGGCCCGTCCCCGAGGGCACCACCTCAGCGGCCGTCACCGACGCCCTGCGCGCCCTGGCCGTACGGCACGAGGGGCTGCGCACCACCTTCCCGCACCCGCCGGGCGCCGCACCGGTCGACCAGGTCGTGGCGGCGGAGGGCACGTTCACCGTGACCGTGCTCGACCACGCCGAACCCCCCGGTGATCCGGCGGGGTACGCGGAGTCGGTGGCGCGGGCGGCCCGGGCCGGACGCTTCGCCCTGGAGCGGGAGTTCCCGCTGCGGATCACCCTGCTCACCGCGGCCGGAGCACCGGTCCACGTGGCGCTGGCGTTCAGCCACGCGGTGGCGGACGGCAGCGCGATGGCCATCCTGCGCGAGGAGTTCGCCGAACTGCTGGCGGGCAAGGAGCTGCCGGGGCTCACTTCCCTGCCCCCGATCGACCTGGCCGCCGTGGAGGCGTCCCCGGCCGGGCTGCGGAAGTCGGAGGCTTCCCTGCGGTACTGGGAGCGGATCATCCGCACCGGGCCGCAGGAGATGTTCGCGGAGCCGCGCGGCAGGAGACCGGGGACCGACGAGGAGGCCCGGCAGCTGACGCTCCGCTCCCGCCGGGGCGGACGGGCGCTCGCCGCGGCGGCCCGCCGCACCGGGCACCCCGAGGCCACCGTGCTGATGGCCGCCTGGTGCGCCCTGGTGGCCCACCGGGCGGGCCAGGACAGCTGCGTCACCGCCGTCCCGAGCGCCAACCGGTTCCACCCCCGGGTCGCCCGTTCGGTGACCACCACGTCCCAGGACGCTCTGCTCCACCTGGATGTCCGGGTGCCCGCCTTCGATGCCCTGGTCGCCCGGACCTGGGGGGCGGTGCTCAACGCCTACCGGCACAGCCAGTTCGACTCCGTACGGCTGTGGGAGATGATCGACCGGGTCACCGCCGAGCGCGGCAGCCACTTCGGCCGGGACGTGGTGTTCAACGATGTGAGCGCCCTGCCCGCCCCGCTCCTGGGCACCGATGCGCAGGACCGCGACGACGCCGAGCAGGAGCTGGCCTGGGGGCCGCGCCAGACGCTGCCGACCCGGCTGCTCGCCTTCACCTACCGGACGGCGCCCCAGCTCCACATCTCCCTGTGGGCCGCCCCCTCGCTCTTCACCCCCGAGGAGGCGGAGGGGTTTCTCTCCGGGCTGGTCCTGCTCCTGGAGGCGGCCGCCGCCGGGGACGTTTCGATGGAGGCGCTGGCCGAGGTGACGGGGGTACGTCCCGCCGAACGCGGGCCCGACTGGCTCCGGGTGGACGGCTGCTGGGTCTCGCCGGCCGCCGTGCGCGAGACCCTCGGCCGGGCGGTGGGCGGACTACCGGTGCGGGTGGTCGAAGAGCCTGGACCGGACGGGAGCGCGGACGGCCCGGAGCGGGCGGCCGGCACGGACCCGCGCCTCACGGCGTACATCGCCCGCGGCGAGACCTCGTTGACGCCCGCGGAGGCCCACCGGGCGCTGACCGCCCTCATCCCGGCCGCCGGTTCGGGGGTCCTGGCCCCCCACCGCTACGTACTGGTCGAGAACCCACCCACCGAGCCGGACCGGAGCGACGCATGGCGTCGGCCGGAGATCATCGAGGAAGGGACCGGCAGAAGCCGGCAGGTGTGA
- a CDS encoding MFS transporter produces MSVDDTTLPQQSAALPSPWRSPRFRLFFTARSASLLADGMLMVSLTTAVLGAGHGASGVGYALAAWMTPIVLLVLFGGVLADRFTPQLMMICADVVRMLAMLTLATLLFSSDSVPLWQIMGLMALSGAATAMFQPGMASMVPRVAEDIQKANALLRISEALSTLLGPGLAGILVAYWQVSGSYVVIAAAYVLSALVLLPLRKLHTERDEGDDPMWRRLATGWQEFRSRQWLWGVIAVWSVYGLFVFGPALPLGAALMIEQHGASGYGWIASADGAGTIIGGLIGMRVRPRRPLVAGALAMLCFALNPLAPALEWSFAATATAHVIAGYGFAFWGVMWATSVQSHIPLTVLSRVSAYDVAGSIMVIPLGRALAGPAADAFGANEVLIFSSVMSCALLAVMLSVPAIRALRRAPEGLLRTKAEGEPAI; encoded by the coding sequence ATGAGCGTTGACGACACGACCCTTCCACAGCAGTCCGCCGCGCTGCCGAGCCCCTGGCGGTCGCCCCGGTTCCGGCTGTTCTTCACGGCCCGCAGCGCGTCGCTGCTGGCCGACGGCATGCTGATGGTCTCCCTGACCACGGCGGTGCTGGGGGCGGGCCACGGGGCGAGCGGCGTCGGGTACGCGCTGGCGGCGTGGATGACCCCGATCGTTCTGCTGGTGCTGTTCGGCGGGGTGCTGGCGGACCGCTTCACGCCTCAGCTGATGATGATCTGCGCGGACGTGGTGCGCATGCTGGCCATGCTCACGCTGGCCACGCTCCTCTTCTCCTCCGACAGCGTCCCGCTGTGGCAGATCATGGGGCTGATGGCGCTGAGCGGGGCCGCGACGGCGATGTTCCAGCCCGGGATGGCGAGCATGGTGCCCCGGGTCGCGGAGGACATCCAGAAGGCCAACGCGCTGCTGCGGATCTCCGAGGCGCTGAGCACCCTGCTGGGCCCGGGCCTGGCGGGCATCCTCGTCGCGTACTGGCAGGTGTCGGGCTCGTACGTGGTCATCGCGGCGGCGTACGTGCTCAGCGCGCTGGTCCTGCTCCCCCTGCGCAAGCTGCACACGGAACGCGACGAGGGCGACGACCCGATGTGGCGCAGGCTGGCGACGGGCTGGCAGGAGTTCCGGTCCCGCCAGTGGCTGTGGGGCGTGATCGCGGTCTGGTCCGTGTACGGGCTGTTCGTGTTCGGCCCGGCGCTGCCGCTGGGCGCGGCGCTGATGATCGAGCAGCACGGGGCGAGCGGGTACGGCTGGATCGCCTCGGCGGACGGCGCGGGCACGATCATCGGCGGTCTGATCGGCATGCGGGTCCGCCCCCGCCGCCCCCTGGTGGCGGGCGCCCTGGCCATGCTCTGCTTCGCGCTCAACCCCCTGGCCCCGGCCCTGGAATGGTCCTTCGCGGCCACGGCGACCGCCCACGTGATCGCGGGTTACGGCTTCGCGTTCTGGGGCGTGATGTGGGCGACGAGCGTCCAGTCGCACATCCCGCTGACGGTCCTGAGCCGCGTCTCGGCGTACGACGTGGCGGGCTCCATCATGGTCATCCCCCTGGGCCGAGCCCTGGCGGGCCCGGCGGCGGACGCGTTCGGCGCGAACGAGGTGCTGATCTTCTCGTCGGTGATGTCGTGCGCCCTGCTGGCGGTGATGCTGAGCGTCCCGGCGATCCGAGCACTGCGCCGGGCACCGGAGGGCCTGCTCCGGACGAAGGCGGAGGGCGAACCGGCGATCTGA
- a CDS encoding prenyltransferase/squalene oxidase repeat-containing protein — MTVRRSAAALATTAVLLGVAAPVGVAAPSPSPSADLPAGLYGTTDPTYDGVWRQSLAFLAQKIEYVTPSTQAVDWLVGQQCDSGAFTSYRDASKPCDASTVMDTNATAVAVQALVEINQRREDANNGADWLKSVQNEDGGWGYNPGSPSDANSTSIVIGALARTGVPVNELTTANGSTPYTALQSLAIACGEKDGGAFAYQPGKKGEPAANMDATAASVLGLMGKGIASGTSSAVKDPTCAKGDDLSPEQSAQNGAFFLADTLKKQPYLEQAPMPGAEDSAPQPDYGNTADAVVALAASGHTDKAKASVSWLQKNAGGWAKQGGPAATAQLILAAHATGADARSFGGVDLVKQLNSMGPSPAATALPSPTPTGPQPSSGTDSDDSGLSLGWLIGIGLLVGTGIGFLLSMRRKKQQP, encoded by the coding sequence ATGACCGTACGCCGCAGCGCAGCCGCGCTCGCGACCACCGCCGTGCTCCTGGGCGTCGCCGCCCCCGTGGGGGTCGCCGCACCGAGCCCTTCTCCGTCGGCGGATCTGCCGGCCGGGCTCTACGGCACGACGGACCCCACCTACGACGGGGTGTGGCGGCAGTCGCTCGCCTTCCTCGCGCAGAAGATCGAGTACGTCACGCCCTCGACGCAGGCGGTCGACTGGCTGGTGGGCCAGCAGTGCGACAGCGGGGCGTTCACCTCGTACCGCGACGCCTCCAAGCCCTGCGACGCCTCGACCGTCATGGACACCAACGCCACCGCCGTCGCCGTCCAGGCCCTCGTCGAGATCAACCAGCGCCGCGAGGACGCCAACAACGGGGCCGACTGGCTGAAGTCCGTCCAGAACGAGGACGGCGGCTGGGGCTACAACCCGGGCAGCCCGTCCGACGCGAACTCCACCTCCATCGTCATCGGCGCGCTCGCCCGCACCGGCGTCCCGGTCAACGAGCTCACCACCGCGAACGGCAGCACCCCGTACACCGCGCTCCAGTCCCTGGCGATCGCCTGCGGCGAGAAGGACGGCGGCGCGTTCGCCTACCAGCCGGGCAAGAAGGGCGAGCCGGCCGCCAACATGGACGCCACCGCGGCCTCCGTGCTCGGTCTGATGGGCAAGGGCATCGCCTCCGGCACGTCCAGCGCGGTCAAGGACCCCACCTGCGCGAAGGGCGACGACCTCAGCCCGGAGCAGAGCGCCCAGAACGGTGCCTTCTTCCTCGCGGACACGCTGAAGAAGCAGCCGTATCTGGAGCAGGCCCCGATGCCGGGCGCCGAGGACTCCGCCCCGCAGCCCGACTACGGCAACACCGCGGACGCCGTTGTCGCGCTCGCCGCCTCCGGGCACACGGACAAGGCCAAGGCGTCGGTGTCCTGGCTGCAGAAGAACGCCGGCGGCTGGGCGAAGCAGGGCGGTCCGGCCGCCACCGCGCAGCTGATCCTCGCAGCGCACGCCACCGGCGCCGACGCGCGCAGCTTCGGCGGCGTCGACCTCGTCAAGCAGCTCAACTCGATGGGCCCCTCCCCGGCCGCCACCGCCCTCCCCTCGCCGACGCCGACCGGCCCGCAGCCCTCCAGCGGCACCGACAGCGACGACAGCGGGCTGTCCCTGGGGTGGCTGATCGGCATCGGGCTGCTCGTCGGCACCGGCATCGGCTTCCTCCTCAGCATGCGCCGGAAGAAGCAGCAGCCGTGA
- a CDS encoding SCO2322 family protein, producing the protein MSAAPQEAAGSRAGVSARLRVPLVPLLAALVAASAVLLGAGSAQAAGYRYWSFWEGNGKNWEYATQGPSLLRPDDGTVQGFRFAVSEDSGDAAQPRRAPGFGAICADTPAKDGRKRVALVIDSGTTTDAPDGEKPPALRTACAQVAPDASSAEALAAVAKPLRYDDSAMLCAISGYPKSGCGEQVSGDRDGAKPSDPAKTADDQGKQDQDKGEEGDAGGPSVGLLVGIGAVLLLGIAAVAQARRRR; encoded by the coding sequence GTGAGCGCTGCCCCGCAGGAAGCAGCCGGGAGCCGTGCAGGGGTCTCCGCCCGGCTTCGCGTTCCCCTCGTCCCCCTGTTGGCCGCGCTGGTCGCCGCCTCCGCCGTCCTGCTCGGCGCAGGAAGCGCCCAGGCCGCCGGATACCGCTACTGGTCCTTCTGGGAGGGCAACGGCAAGAACTGGGAGTACGCCACCCAGGGGCCGTCCCTCCTGCGCCCCGACGACGGCACGGTCCAGGGCTTCCGGTTCGCCGTGAGCGAGGACTCGGGCGACGCCGCCCAGCCGCGCCGCGCCCCCGGCTTCGGGGCGATCTGTGCGGACACCCCGGCGAAGGACGGCCGGAAGCGGGTGGCGCTGGTGATCGACTCGGGGACGACCACGGACGCTCCGGACGGGGAGAAGCCGCCCGCCCTGCGGACGGCCTGCGCCCAGGTCGCGCCGGACGCCAGCAGTGCGGAGGCGCTCGCCGCGGTGGCGAAGCCGCTGCGGTACGACGACAGCGCCATGCTCTGCGCGATCTCCGGCTATCCGAAGTCCGGCTGCGGCGAGCAGGTGTCCGGCGACAGAGACGGCGCGAAGCCGTCCGACCCCGCGAAGACGGCCGACGACCAGGGGAAGCAGGACCAGGACAAGGGCGAGGAAGGTGACGCCGGCGGTCCGTCCGTAGGGCTCCTCGTCGGCATCGGCGCCGTTCTGCTGCTCGGCATCGCCGCCGTCGCCCAGGCACGCCGCCGCCGGTGA
- a CDS encoding energy-coupling factor transporter transmembrane component T: MTAAPARLLRRALHAPEADRANALPAGAWWLWALGLATAASRTTNPLLLGLLVGVAGYVVAARRTDAPWARSYGAFIKLGLFVVALRLVFSVFLGSQIPGTHTVFTLPELPLPDWAQGVRIGGRVTAEQLVFSLYDGMKLATLLICVGAANALANPARLLKSLPGALYEAGVAVVVAMTFAPNMVADVVRLRTARRLRGRPTGGVRAVAQIGLPVLEGALERSVAVAASMDARGYGRTAQVPAAVRHTTNVLTLGGLLGVCAGTYGLLAAQGAVYGLPLLLFGLVVAMAGLRLGGRRSVRTRYRPDRWGVRAWLVACSGAAVAAAMIWASAVAPEALRPGVVPLTAPVLPLWPAAAVLIGLLPALAAPVPPSIRATERPAQRGKEQA, from the coding sequence GTGACCGCCGCCCCGGCCCGGCTGCTGCGCCGCGCCCTGCACGCCCCCGAGGCGGACCGCGCCAACGCGCTGCCCGCCGGGGCGTGGTGGCTGTGGGCGCTGGGGCTCGCCACCGCCGCCTCCCGGACCACCAACCCACTGCTCCTCGGGCTGCTCGTCGGCGTGGCCGGGTACGTGGTGGCGGCCCGGCGTACGGACGCGCCGTGGGCCCGTTCGTACGGGGCGTTCATCAAGCTCGGGCTCTTCGTCGTGGCGCTGCGCCTGGTCTTCTCCGTCTTCCTCGGCTCGCAGATCCCCGGCACGCACACCGTGTTCACGCTCCCCGAACTGCCGCTGCCCGACTGGGCGCAGGGGGTCCGGATCGGCGGCCGGGTCACCGCCGAGCAGCTCGTCTTCTCCCTCTACGACGGGATGAAGCTGGCCACCCTGCTGATCTGCGTCGGCGCGGCGAACGCCCTGGCCAACCCGGCGCGGCTGCTGAAGTCGCTGCCCGGTGCGCTGTACGAGGCCGGGGTCGCCGTCGTGGTCGCGATGACGTTCGCGCCGAACATGGTGGCCGACGTGGTCCGGCTGCGCACCGCGCGCCGGCTGCGGGGGCGGCCGACCGGCGGCGTGCGGGCGGTCGCGCAGATCGGGCTGCCCGTGCTGGAGGGCGCGCTGGAGCGGTCGGTGGCCGTGGCCGCGTCGATGGACGCGCGGGGGTACGGGCGTACCGCCCAGGTCCCGGCGGCCGTCCGGCACACCACCAACGTCCTCACCCTGGGCGGGCTGCTCGGGGTGTGCGCAGGAACGTACGGGCTGCTGGCCGCGCAGGGTGCGGTGTACGGGCTGCCGTTGCTGCTGTTCGGACTGGTCGTCGCGATGGCCGGGCTGCGGCTCGGCGGGCGGCGCTCGGTGCGTACGCGCTACCGCCCGGACCGGTGGGGCGTGCGGGCCTGGCTGGTGGCGTGCTCGGGTGCGGCGGTCGCGGCGGCGATGATCTGGGCGAGCGCGGTGGCCCCCGAGGCGCTGCGCCCCGGTGTCGTACCGCTGACCGCGCCGGTACTGCCGCTGTGGCCCGCGGCGGCGGTGTTGATCGGGCTGCTGCCCGCGCTGGCCGCCCCCGTACCGCCGTCGATCCGGGCCACCGAAAGACCGGCGCAACGCGGCAAGGAGCAGGCGTGA
- a CDS encoding ABC transporter ATP-binding protein: MIRFERVSVRYEGTERPTLSGVDLTVPEGELVLLVGPSGVGKSTLLGTVSGLVPHFTGGLLSGRVAVDGRDTRTHKPRELADLVGTVGQDPPAHFVTDTVEDELAYGMESLGLAPDVMRRRVEETLDLLGLAELRDRPIATLSGGQQQRVAIGSVLTPHPKVLVLDEPTSALDPAAAEEVLAVLQRLVHDLGTTVLMAEHRLERVVQYADQVVLLPAPGAPPVMGPPAEIMKVSPVRPPVAELGLLAGWDPLPLSVRDARRGAGGLRERLAGAAVPVRTGGGPGSGPTPVPGPVPPEAVPSPGPGTVTGPAGVHPPVAARRSRPGRLARLLGRGAATPVTPAAADPVTRVDGLGVRRGRVEALRRVTLTVAPGETVALMGRNGAGKSTLLGALVGMIEPTAGTVRVGGLAPARTDPRAMVRRVGLVPQEPRDLLYADTVAAECAAADRDAGAAAGTCRALVSELLPGVGDDTHPRDLSEGQRLALALALVLTGRPPLLLLDEPTRGLDYAAKARLVGVLRGLAAEGHAIVLATHDVELAAELAHRVVILADGEVVADGPTGQVVVSSPAFAPQTAKILAPQEWLTVSQVRGALEAGA, from the coding sequence GTGATCAGGTTCGAGCGGGTCTCCGTGCGGTACGAGGGGACGGAGCGCCCCACGCTGTCCGGGGTCGACCTCACGGTGCCCGAGGGCGAACTCGTGCTGCTCGTCGGCCCCTCCGGTGTCGGTAAGTCGACTTTGCTGGGTACAGTCTCGGGGCTCGTCCCGCACTTCACGGGCGGACTGCTGTCGGGCCGGGTGGCGGTGGACGGCCGCGACACCCGTACGCACAAGCCGCGCGAACTGGCCGATCTGGTCGGAACCGTGGGCCAGGATCCGCCGGCGCACTTCGTCACGGACACCGTCGAGGACGAGCTGGCGTACGGCATGGAGTCGCTGGGCCTCGCCCCGGACGTGATGCGCCGCCGGGTCGAGGAGACCCTCGATCTGCTGGGCCTGGCCGAGCTGCGCGACCGGCCGATCGCGACCCTGTCGGGAGGCCAGCAGCAGCGGGTGGCGATCGGTTCGGTGCTCACCCCGCACCCGAAGGTGCTGGTGCTGGACGAGCCGACCTCCGCGCTGGACCCGGCGGCGGCCGAGGAGGTCCTCGCGGTGCTCCAGCGGCTGGTGCACGACCTGGGCACGACCGTGCTGATGGCCGAACACCGGCTGGAGCGGGTGGTGCAGTACGCGGACCAGGTCGTCCTGCTGCCCGCACCGGGGGCGCCCCCGGTGATGGGGCCGCCCGCCGAGATCATGAAGGTGTCGCCGGTCCGGCCGCCGGTGGCCGAGCTGGGTCTGCTGGCGGGCTGGGACCCGCTGCCCCTGTCGGTACGGGATGCCCGGCGCGGGGCGGGCGGGCTGCGGGAGCGGCTGGCGGGGGCCGCGGTGCCCGTACGGACGGGCGGTGGCCCGGGGTCTGGCCCGACACCGGTGCCCGGGCCCGTACCGCCGGAGGCCGTGCCGTCTCCGGGCCCCGGGACGGTGACCGGCCCGGCCGGTGTGCATCCGCCCGTCGCAGCTCGGCGCTCACGCCCCGGACGCCTCGCCCGGCTGCTGGGACGAGGGGCCGCCACCCCGGTCACCCCGGCCGCCGCCGATCCCGTCACCCGCGTCGACGGGCTCGGGGTCCGGCGCGGCCGGGTCGAGGCGCTGCGGCGGGTGACGCTCACCGTGGCCCCGGGCGAGACGGTGGCCCTGATGGGGCGCAACGGGGCCGGCAAGTCCACGCTGCTCGGCGCGCTCGTCGGCATGATCGAACCCACCGCGGGCACCGTGCGCGTCGGCGGCCTGGCCCCGGCCCGGACGGACCCGCGGGCGATGGTGCGCCGGGTCGGCCTCGTACCGCAGGAACCGCGCGATCTGCTGTACGCGGACACGGTGGCCGCCGAGTGCGCCGCCGCCGACCGGGACGCGGGTGCGGCGGCGGGCACCTGCCGGGCGCTGGTCTCGGAGCTGCTGCCGGGGGTCGGGGACGACACCCACCCCCGGGACCTGTCCGAGGGGCAGCGGCTGGCGCTCGCCCTGGCGCTGGTGCTGACGGGCCGGCCGCCGCTGTTGCTGCTGGACGAGCCGACGCGGGGCCTCGACTACGCGGCGAAGGCCCGGCTCGTCGGCGTCCTGCGCGGCCTTGCGGCCGAGGGGCACGCGATCGTCCTGGCGACGCACGACGTGGAACTGGCGGCGGAGCTGGCGCACCGGGTGGTGATCCTCGCCGACGGGGAGGTCGTCGCGGACGGCCCGACCGGGCAGGTGGTGGTCTCCTCCCCCGCGTTCGCCCCCCAGACGGCGAAGATCCTCGCCCCGCAGGAGTGGCTGACCGTGTCCCAGGTGCGCGGGGCGCTGGAGGCGGGAGCGTGA